The following proteins are encoded in a genomic region of Arachis stenosperma cultivar V10309 chromosome 4, arast.V10309.gnm1.PFL2, whole genome shotgun sequence:
- the LOC130975571 gene encoding uncharacterized protein LOC130975571, which produces MAPYEALYGRKCQSPLCWYETGERSLLGPEMIAEITEQIKKIRSRMLIAKSRQKSYADQRRKPLEFEEGEHVFLKVTPTTGVGRAIRTKKLNPRYIGPFEILKRIGPVAYRIALLPYLSNLHNVFHVSQLQKYTPDASHVLEPEPIQVREDLTLPVIPVRIDDTSVKRLRGREVSLVKVAWSRAGIEEHTWELKSDMRKDYPHLFSGN; this is translated from the coding sequence atggctccatATGAGGCTCTGTATGGCAGAAAATGTCAGTCTCCGTTATGTTGGTATGAAACTGGAGAAAGGAGTTTATTAGGGCCTGAGATGATAGCTGAAATTACTGAACAGATAAAGAAGATTCGTAGTCGAATGCTTATAGCCAAAAGCCGCCAAAAGAGCTATGCTGACCAGAGGCGAAAGCCTTTGGAATTCGAAGAAGGAGAACATGTCTTTTTGAAAGTTACACCAACCACTGGAGTGGGAAGAGCTATTAGGACCAAGAAACTGAATCCCCGTTATATTGGACCGTTTGAGATTCTGAAGAGAATTGGACCAGTGGCTTATAGAATTGCCTTACTACCGTACCTTTCGAATTTGCACAATGTATTTCATGTATCACAGCTTCAAAAGTATACCCCTGATGCAAGTCATGTTCTAGAACCAGAACCAATCCAAGTGAGAGAAGATCTAACACTCCCAGTAATTCCGGTGAGGATTGATGACACCAGTGTTAAACGATTACGAGGAAGGGAAGTATCATTGGTAAAAGTAGCTTGGAGTCGAGCTGGTATCGAGGAACATACCTGGGAACTCAAATCAGATATGCGAAAGGACTATCCACATCTCTTTTCAGGTAactag
- the LOC130975573 gene encoding uncharacterized protein LOC130975573: protein MANTFNIVWSGPKLDGKLDYSYWETLMSTHLKAQNLWNFIEPGLQEGADAAQQRRDQLALSQIHQGVDYTVFGKIANVKSAKEAWNTLKLSYKGVDKAQKAKLQSLRREYEMYEMSSSETVEQYFTRVTDLVNKMRVYGEDMPDSKVVEKILRTMPMKYDHVVTTILESHDMDTMTIAELQGTMESHISRILEKSEKSTEEALKSRVNFNNVAESNRTQEGRGRGFNFQSRGRRSFRGRGRGNYNQGSYNNFTPPNQGRGGTNFRPVNRGRGRGNFHQERTNFNCFHCGKYGHKAADCRFKMVNNNQAHVAENQHQNTDDNPGIFWLKLRDLSKNLIQRLKRTADAVGF, encoded by the coding sequence ATGGCAAACACTTTCAATATTGTGTGGTCCGGTCCCAAATTAGATGGGAAACTCGATTATAGTTATTGGGAGACTTTGATGTCTACCCATTTGAAGGCCCAGAACTTGTGGAATTTCATTGAACCGGGTTTGCAAGAAGGAGCAGATGCTGCCCAACAAAGGAGAGATCAATTGGCGCTGTCTCAAATTCATCAAGGAGTAGATTATACGGTATTTGGCAAAATAGCAAATGTCAAAAGTGCAAAGGAAGCATGGAACACGTTGAAGCTGTCATACAAAGGCGTAGATAAAGCTCAAAAAGCAAAGCTACAGTCTTTgagaagagaatatgaaatGTACGAGATGTCGAGCTCAGAAACTGTTGAGCAATATTTTACTCGTGTTACAGATCTTGTCAATAAGATGAGAGTCTATGGAGAAGATATGCCCGATAGCAAAGTGGTGGAGAAAATTCTTCGCACCATGCCGATGAAGTATGACCATGTGGTGACTACGATACTAGAGTCACACGATATGGACACCATGACGATTGCAGAGTTGCAAGGAACCATGGAAAGCCACATCAGTAGAATACTAGAGAAGTCTGAAAAATCAACCGAGGAAGCCCTGAAAAGCCGAGTGAATTTCAACAACGTTGCAGAATCAAACCGTACACAAGAAGGACGAGGTCGTGGTTTTAATTTTCAAAGTAGAGGTAGAAGAAGTTTCAGAGGTAGAGGTCGTGGCAATTACAACCAAGGAAGTTACAATAATTTTACACCACCTAATCAAGGAAGAGGTGGAACGAATTTCAGGCCTGTCAACCGAGGAAGAGGTCGAGGAAATTTTCATCAAGAAAGAACCAATTTCAACTGCTTTCATTGTGGAAAGTATGGACACAAAGCAGCAGATTGTAGATTCAAAATGGTGAATAACAATCAAGCACACGTTGCAGAAAATCAGCATCAAAATACTGATGATAATCCGG